A single genomic interval of Pyrobaculum arsenaticum DSM 13514 harbors:
- a CDS encoding sulfatase-like hydrolase/transferase, with product MRKYNVVLIVLDTLRADHAQGLDKLLDLGFVKYEDVYATAPWTLPSHASMFTGMYPSEHGIHETREYQLDVAKIARLRMAKLNGGILGQLKEEGYNTYLISANPIVSSNFGFNADYEYIIDPIYTLLITSIDIILDKIYAESGSRAKVLSKLIEERRLDMLLHGIKIFVERRIRVIPKYLSEKATRNKGGGKIVGLLGRLKLETPFFLFVNIMEAHDPYNKPLVDRRRLKYIGKWLATGLIDPEAVRLWRNYPAHAEEAVKRALEAVETLKARGYWDDTLIIATSDHGELLGDGGLYHIYSLLDGNLRVPLYVKYPGKPKKQRGPITLADVPRLIDPSAEEVGRPLVMAETFGISSPPKALGIEPEERFFHHKIRVIGRKLDFIYDATAGVVERVFRGDKEDAARLLEDAGAKLGGRSI from the coding sequence TTCGTCAAATACGAAGACGTCTACGCCACCGCCCCCTGGACCCTCCCCAGCCACGCCTCCATGTTCACCGGCATGTACCCCTCCGAACACGGGATACACGAGACAAGGGAATACCAGTTGGATGTAGCCAAGATTGCCAGGTTGCGCATGGCTAAGCTAAACGGCGGCATATTGGGCCAGCTAAAAGAGGAAGGATACAACACGTATCTTATATCGGCGAATCCAATAGTCTCAAGCAACTTCGGCTTTAACGCCGACTACGAATACATCATAGATCCCATATATACCTTGCTCATTACGTCAATCGACATAATACTAGATAAAATCTATGCCGAGAGCGGCTCCAGAGCAAAGGTATTATCAAAACTAATTGAAGAACGTAGACTCGATATGTTACTTCATGGGATCAAGATATTTGTAGAAAGAAGAATTCGCGTAATCCCAAAATATCTTTCTGAAAAGGCGACCAGAAATAAGGGAGGCGGAAAAATTGTAGGGTTACTAGGGAGATTAAAATTGGAAACTCCATTTTTCCTCTTTGTCAACATAATGGAAGCACATGACCCCTATAATAAACCACTCGTTGATAGGCGTAGGCTGAAATACATCGGCAAGTGGCTCGCAACAGGGTTGATAGACCCCGAAGCGGTGAGGTTGTGGCGGAACTACCCGGCCCACGCCGAGGAAGCCGTCAAGAGGGCCCTGGAGGCCGTGGAGACGCTGAAGGCGAGGGGCTACTGGGACGATACACTGATAATCGCGACGTCCGACCACGGGGAGCTACTGGGAGACGGCGGGCTCTATCACATCTATTCGCTCCTCGACGGGAACCTCCGGGTCCCCCTCTACGTCAAGTACCCAGGGAAGCCCAAGAAGCAGAGAGGTCCCATCACGCTCGCCGACGTGCCCCGGCTGATCGACCCCTCGGCGGAGGAGGTAGGGCGCCCCCTAGTCATGGCGGAAACGTTCGGCATAAGCTCTCCGCCTAAAGCCCTCGGCATAGAGCCGGAGGAGAGGTTCTTCCACCACAAGATAAGGGTAATCGGCCGCAAGCTCGACTTCATATACGACGCAACGGCCGGCGTCGTGGAGAGGGTCTTCCGCGGCGATAAGGAGGACGCGGCGAGGCTGCTCGAGGACGCGGGGGCCAAGCTCGGCGGCCGTAGTATATAA
- a CDS encoding sugar phosphate nucleotidyltransferase, which produces MEGVVLAGGYATRLRPMSLSVSKQLVPLANKPIIGWVLEQLAAAGVKRVHIVVGPHNREQIEEYSSSTRCFQTLGASSPSFGSGGST; this is translated from the coding sequence GTGGAAGGCGTCGTTCTGGCTGGGGGTTACGCCACTAGGCTTAGGCCCATGTCGCTGTCTGTGTCGAAGCAACTAGTCCCCCTCGCCAATAAGCCCATCATCGGCTGGGTCCTGGAGCAGCTGGCCGCGGCTGGCGTCAAGAGGGTGCACATCGTCGTGGGCCCCCACAACAGGGAGCAGATAGAGGAGTACTCTTCCAGTACAAGATGTTTCCAGACGCTAGGGGCTTCTTCGCCGAGCTTTGGAAGCGGGGGGAGTACTTAG
- the rfbC gene encoding dTDP-4-dehydrorhamnose 3,5-epimerase: protein MFPDARGFFAELWKRGEYLAAGLPYDFVQANLSFSKQYVVRGLHYQLKPSEQGKLVTVVKGRVLDVAVDIRRGSPWYGRYVAVELEPGVALWIPPGFAHGFQALEETLFLYLVTKEYDQQRERCIGWDDPEIGIRWPAHDKAILSEKDAKCPPLKEAEDNFEYPI, encoded by the coding sequence ATGTTTCCAGACGCTAGGGGCTTCTTCGCCGAGCTTTGGAAGCGGGGGGAGTACTTAGCGGCCGGGCTTCCCTACGACTTCGTCCAAGCGAACCTCTCGTTCTCTAAGCAGTACGTCGTTAGGGGCCTACACTACCAGCTGAAGCCCTCCGAGCAGGGGAAGCTGGTGACTGTGGTGAAGGGGCGGGTGCTGGACGTGGCTGTGGACATCCGGAGGGGCTCCCCCTGGTACGGCCGATACGTGGCTGTGGAGCTCGAGCCGGGCGTCGCCCTCTGGATCCCGCCAGGCTTCGCCCACGGCTTCCAAGCCCTAGAGGAGACGCTCTTCCTATACCTAGTCACGAAGGAATACGACCAGCAGAGGGAGAGATGCATAGGGTGGGACGACCCCGAAATAGGGATAAGGTGGCCAGCCCACGACAAGGCCATCCTAAGCGAAAAAGACGCCAAATGCCCACCGCTCAAGGAAGCCGAAGACAACTTTGAATACCCGATATAA
- a CDS encoding glycosyltransferase, translating to MSRMETISYTLLAQTLLKAPTRYWTHGDIWREYPELKLVMVGADVGWVEAKARRLSLKSVVFLNKMPAQQYYDTMYRARVVVMSSIWLEPFGRIPLEANRLGVPAVVKWSIVKRLLLISGIQSCLRLP from the coding sequence ATGAGCCGTATGGAGACTATATCCTATACGCTTCTGGCTCAAACCCTGCTAAAGGCCCCCACACGCTACTGGACGCATGGAGACATCTGGAGAGAGTATCCTGAGCTAAAGCTCGTGATGGTAGGTGCAGATGTTGGCTGGGTGGAGGCCAAGGCTAGGAGACTTAGCTTAAAAAGTGTGGTCTTTTTAAATAAGATGCCTGCGCAACAGTATTACGATACTATGTATAGAGCTAGAGTGGTTGTGATGTCATCTATATGGCTTGAGCCGTTCGGCAGAATACCCCTTGAGGCTAATAGGCTTGGTGTGCCGGCTGTGGTAAAATGGAGTATTGTAAAGAGACTACTCCTTATATCGGGTATTCAAAGTTGTCTTCGGCTTCCTTGA
- a CDS encoding glycosyltransferase, translating to MDIPDSLKWYLLTQVMIIVHSKVFEPFGIAVVEGMFLGAVSVVYKGFLSGPWIDIVDRGKYGFGFRDEVELSNIIENLLNDYNLWSNFSKKAVLRSDYFSYINFKRNLIELLAKRGVIGNV from the coding sequence TTGGATATTCCAGATAGTCTTAAATGGTATTTGCTCACGCAGGTGATGATCATCGTCCATTCGAAGGTTTTTGAGCCTTTTGGCATTGCGGTGGTCGAGGGGATGTTTCTAGGTGCTGTATCAGTAGTTTACAAAGGGTTCCTTAGTGGGCCTTGGATAGATATCGTCGATAGAGGGAAATATGGGTTTGGATTCAGAGACGAGGTTGAGCTTAGTAATATCATTGAGAATCTCTTAAACGATTATAATTTATGGAGTAATTTCTCAAAGAAAGCTGTATTAAGATCAGATTACTTTAGTTACATCAACTTTAAAAGGAACCTAATCGAGCTTCTAGCAAAACGGGGCGTTATTGGAAATGTTTAA
- a CDS encoding glycosyltransferase has translation MSRVLIPNLFNYTGGSVRVTLRIAQALAEENFNVTLFALRGFDVDTLDRIHGTELSMFVGRNLSIIYSNIPSNKNSELRYSCKILFGYSR, from the coding sequence ATGAGTAGAGTCTTGATACCCAATTTGTTTAATTATACGGGTGGGAGTGTCAGGGTGACACTTCGTATTGCACAAGCGCTTGCTGAGGAGAATTTTAATGTGACGCTTTTTGCTTTAAGGGGTTTTGATGTGGATACTTTGGATAGGATTCATGGCACTGAGCTATCAATGTTTGTTGGTAGAAATCTAAGTATTATATACTCAAATATTCCCTCAAATAAAAATTCTGAACTTAGATACTCGTGTAAAATTCTTTTTGGATATTCCAGATAG
- a CDS encoding glycosyltransferase family 4 protein, translating into MKILHIAPFFTGGVGIVAKNLTYALSRLGNDVVIASPANPPEEIRENISTFYKLRELVLKDPLYAPMFALINKNIVEKIIRDVKPDIILTHGPLTLLASLIKTKIPWFSVVHGTYFNELKYMWQHPIRGIEKLKYWLSIGTTYHEDMEIYRYVTKKRNIYLVAVSKRTRQELIDAGVNPQRVFSVLNGVDKNIFKPMDKDKNLSILEKKYGVEVDNERLLLHVNPGAIKGTHILIKSIAILKKILKDRVMLLVVGNIGPSTYRSYIERLVKEMKLEDTVKFIGRVPHEELPYFYNIAELTIVPSYSEGAPLVIPESLACGTPVVATEVGGNSEYLRLALPKPDKYLVEIKEYDFSKTLAKKIGMALSYRAIPNIESIPSWFDIAKIYLKLFREKS; encoded by the coding sequence ATGAAGATTCTTCACATAGCCCCCTTCTTTACAGGGGGCGTTGGGATAGTAGCGAAGAACCTTACGTATGCACTTTCTAGACTAGGTAATGATGTTGTTATCGCATCCCCTGCTAATCCGCCAGAGGAAATACGCGAAAACATTTCTACTTTTTACAAGCTTAGGGAGCTGGTACTTAAAGACCCCTTATACGCGCCAATGTTTGCATTAATAAATAAAAATATTGTTGAAAAGATAATTAGAGACGTGAAACCCGATATCATTTTAACTCATGGTCCGCTTACACTTCTAGCATCACTTATAAAAACTAAGATACCTTGGTTCTCAGTTGTTCATGGCACGTATTTCAATGAACTAAAGTATATGTGGCAACACCCGATCCGAGGTATTGAAAAACTGAAGTATTGGTTATCAATAGGTACAACATACCATGAAGATATGGAAATTTATAGATATGTAACGAAAAAAAGAAATATTTACCTTGTCGCAGTTTCTAAAAGAACGAGGCAAGAGCTTATAGATGCCGGTGTCAATCCGCAAAGAGTTTTTTCGGTTTTAAATGGAGTTGATAAAAACATATTCAAACCGATGGATAAAGACAAGAACCTATCGATTCTCGAAAAGAAGTATGGTGTTGAGGTTGATAATGAAAGGCTACTTCTCCATGTTAATCCAGGCGCGATAAAGGGTACTCATATACTCATTAAGTCTATTGCCATCCTCAAGAAAATATTGAAAGATAGAGTGATGTTACTCGTCGTGGGTAACATAGGGCCCAGTACATATAGAAGCTACATAGAGAGGCTAGTCAAAGAAATGAAGCTAGAAGACACGGTCAAGTTTATCGGGCGAGTACCTCATGAAGAACTCCCATACTTCTACAATATAGCTGAACTCACAATCGTCCCGTCATATTCGGAGGGTGCACCATTAGTAATACCTGAGTCGCTTGCATGCGGAACGCCCGTAGTCGCGACAGAAGTCGGTGGCAATTCTGAATATCTAAGGCTGGCACTACCCAAACCTGACAAATACCTCGTAGAGATCAAAGAATACGATTTTTCCAAAACATTGGCAAAGAAAATAGGTATGGCTCTTAGCTATAGAGCTATCCCTAATATAGAATCTATCCCCTCATGGTTTGATATTGCTAAGATCTATCTTAAATTATTTAGAGAAAAATCGTAA
- a CDS encoding glycosyltransferase family 4 protein, translating into MRIAIVSSGLIKLPPKKGGAVESYVYNLAKHLRMLGVDAYAIDCIKTAGHENQEDFILRVKCDSNLHKVLCREASARCNVLKEVVFARRATKILDKFDVVHVNTAWVGFTLSLLLRRPRFVYTCHNPLWPEDQVHFGEKIVRIVEGHAMRRAHAVIALNNTMKRSIEAKAKVGPSKIFIVPNGVDTEFYRPNLPCEHVNEEYGLEGKKVVLFVGRVTWGKGVHILLKAIKRLRDFYNVRDVKALIVGPLSGFYKSDKPSSYAQLLMSYAKANNLGVVFTGSIDSDMLRYVYSCSHVLVLPSYFEAFGMVLIEAMASGIPVIGSRAGGIPDIIEEGVNGFTFPVGDDVTLAEKLYTLLTDESLHKNMANAARSIAVTRYSWKIVAKKLLKLYEIENSIQS; encoded by the coding sequence TTGAGAATAGCAATAGTATCCTCGGGGCTTATAAAGCTTCCTCCGAAGAAAGGAGGAGCCGTAGAAAGCTATGTGTATAACCTAGCTAAGCACCTCAGAATGCTTGGCGTAGATGCCTATGCTATTGACTGCATCAAAACGGCTGGTCATGAAAACCAGGAGGATTTCATATTAAGGGTGAAGTGCGATAGCAATTTGCATAAGGTGCTGTGTAGGGAGGCAAGCGCGAGGTGCAATGTATTAAAAGAGGTTGTCTTTGCTAGACGGGCGACGAAGATTTTAGACAAATTCGATGTGGTTCACGTAAATACTGCGTGGGTTGGTTTTACACTAAGCCTATTGTTGAGAAGACCCAGGTTTGTTTACACCTGCCACAACCCCTTGTGGCCTGAAGACCAAGTGCATTTCGGCGAGAAAATCGTCAGGATAGTGGAGGGCCACGCTATGAGGAGGGCTCATGCCGTCATAGCGCTGAATAACACGATGAAGAGATCCATTGAGGCTAAGGCCAAGGTGGGCCCATCAAAAATCTTTATTGTGCCAAATGGCGTGGACACAGAGTTTTATAGGCCAAACCTACCCTGCGAACATGTTAACGAGGAGTATGGGCTTGAGGGTAAGAAGGTTGTGCTATTCGTAGGCAGAGTTACTTGGGGCAAGGGCGTACACATACTATTAAAGGCCATTAAACGCCTCAGAGATTTCTACAATGTCAGAGATGTCAAGGCTTTGATCGTGGGCCCCCTCTCGGGCTTCTACAAATCCGACAAACCCTCGAGCTATGCCCAGTTACTCATGAGCTATGCTAAAGCCAACAACCTAGGTGTCGTCTTCACGGGCTCTATAGATTCAGACATGCTCAGATACGTATACTCGTGTTCACACGTATTAGTACTACCTTCGTATTTCGAGGCTTTTGGAATGGTTCTTATAGAGGCTATGGCCTCGGGGATACCGGTGATAGGCTCCAGAGCCGGCGGGATACCAGATATTATAGAAGAGGGCGTAAATGGATTTACATTCCCTGTGGGAGATGATGTCACACTAGCAGAGAAGCTATATACACTTTTGACAGATGAATCTTTACATAAGAATATGGCTAATGCTGCGAGAAGCATAGCGGTAACAAGGTATAGCTGGAAAATTGTTGCAAAAAAACTATTGAAATTATATGAGATTGAAAACTCCATCCAGTCATAA